A single genomic interval of Homo sapiens chromosome 7, GRCh38.p14 Primary Assembly harbors:
- the EPHB6 gene encoding ephrin type-B receptor 6 isoform a precursor (isoform a precursor is encoded by transcript variant 1) codes for MATEGAAQLGNRVAGMVCSLWVLLLVSSVLALEEVLLDTTGETSEIGWLTYPPGGWDEVSVLDDQRRLTRTFEACHVAGAPPGTGQDNWLQTHFVERRGAQRAHIRLHFSVRACSSLGVSGGTCRETFTLYYRQAEEPDSPDSVSSWHLKRWTKVDTIAADESFPSSSSSSSSSSSSAAWAVGPHGAGQRAGLQLNVKERSFGPLTQRGFYVAFQDTGACLALVAVRLFSYTCPAVLRSFASFPETQASGAGGASLVAAVGTCVAHAEPEEDGVGGQAGGSPPRLHCNGEGKWMVAVGGCRCQPGYQPARGDKACQACPRGLYKASAGNAPCSPCPARSHAPNPAAPVCPCLEGFYRASSDPPEAPCTGPPSAPQELWFEVQGSALMLHWRLPRELGGRGDLLFNVVCKECEGRQEPASGGGGTCHRCRDEVHFDPRQRGLTESRVLVGGLRAHVPYILEVQAVNGVSELSPDPPQAAAINVSTSHEVPSAVPVVHQVSRASNSITVSWPQPDQTNGNILDYQLRYYDQAEDESHSFTLTSETNTATVTQLSPGHIYGFQVRARTAAGHGPYGGKVYFQTLPQGELSSQLPERLSLVIGSILGALAFLLLAAITVLAVVFQRKRRGTGYTEQLQQYSSPGLGVKYYIDPSTYEDPCQAIRELAREVDPAYIKIEEVIGTGSFGEVRQGRLQPRGRREQTVAIQALWAGGAESLQMTFLGRAAVLGQFQHPNILRLEGVVTKSRPLMVLTEFMELGPLDSFLRQREGQFSSLQLVAMQRGVAAAMQYLSSFAFVHRSLSAHSVLVNSHLVCKVARLGHSPQGPSCLLRWAAPEVIAHGKHTTSSDVWSFGILMWEVMSYGERPYWDMSEQEVLNAIEQEFRLPPPPGCPPGLHLLMLDTWQKDRARRPHFDQLVAAFDKMIRKPDTLQAGGDPGERPSQALLTPVALDFPCLDSPQAWLSAIGLECYQDNFSKFGLCTFSDVAQLSLEDLPALGITLAGHQKKLLHHIQLLQQHLRQQGSVEV; via the exons ATGGCTACTGAAGGGGCTGCCCAGTTAGGGAACAGAGTGGCGGGCATGGTGTGTAGCCTATGGGTGCTGCTCCTGGTGTCTTCAGTTCTGGCTCTGGAAG AGGTATTGCTGGACACCACCGGAGAGACATCTGAGATTGGCTGGCTCACCTACCCACCAGGGGGG TGGGACGAGGTGAGTGTTCTGGACGACCAGCGACGCCTGACTCGGACCTTTGAGGCATGTCATGTGGCAGGGGCCCCTCCAGGCACCGGGCAGGACAATTGGTTGCAGACACACTTTGTGGAGCGGCGCGGGGCCCAGAGGGCGCACATTCGACTCCACTTCTCTGTGCGGgcatgctccagcctgggtgtgagCGGCGGCACCTGCCGGGAGACCTTCACCCTTTACTACCGTCAGGCTGAGGAGCCCGACAGCCCTGACAGCGTTTCCTCCTGGCACCTCAAACGCTGGACCAAGGTGGACACAATTGCAGCAGACGAGagctttccctcctcctcctcctcctcctcctcctcttcttcctctgcagCGTGGGCTGTGGGACCCCACGGGGCTGGGCAGCGGGCTGGACTGCAACTGAACGTCAAAGAGCGGAGCTTTGGGCCTCTCACCCAACGCGGCTTCTACGTGGCCTTCCAGGACACGGGGGCCTGCCTGGCCCTGGTCGCTGTCAGGCTCTTCTCCTACACCTGCCCTGCCGTGCTCCGATCCTTTGCTTCCTTTCCAGAGACGCAGGCCAGTGGGGCTGGGGGGGCCTCCCTGGTGGCAGCTGTGGGCACCTGTGTGGCTCATGCAGAGCCAGAGGAGGATGGAGTAGGGGGCCAGGCAGGAGGCAGCCCCCCCAGGCTGCACTGCAACGGGGAGGGCAAGTGGATGGTAGCTGTCGGGGGCTGCCGCTGCCAGCCTGGATACCAACCAGCACGAGGAGACAAGGCCTGCCAAG cctgCCCACGGGGGCTCTATAAGGCTTCTGCTGGGAATGCTCCCTGCTCACCATGCCCTGCCCGCAGTCACGCTCCCAACCCAGCAGCCCCCGTTTGCCCCTGCCTGGAGGGCTTCTACCGGGCCAGTTCCGACCCACCAGAGGCCCCCTGCACTG GTCCTCCATCGGCTCCCCAGGAGCTTTGGTTTGAGGTGCAAGGCTCAGCACTCATGCTACACTGGCGCCTGCCTCGGGAGCTGGGGGGTCGAGGGGACCTGCTCTTCAATGTCGTGTGCAAGGAGTGTGAAGGCCGCCAGGAACCTGCCAGCGGTGGTGGGGGCACTTGTCACCGCTGCAGGGATGAGGTCCACTTCGACCCTCGCCAGAGAGGCCTGACTGAGAGCCGAGTGTTAGTGGGGGGACTCCGGGCACACGTACCCTACATCTTAGAGGTGCAGGCTGTTAATGGGGTGTCTGAGCTCAGCCCTGACCCTCCTCAGGCTGCAGCCATCAATGTCAGCACCAGCCATGAAG TGCCCTCTGCTGTCCCTGTGGTGCACCAGGTGAGCCGGGCATCCAACAGCATCACGGTGTCCTGGCCGCAGCCCGACCAGACCAATGGGAACATCCTGGACTATCAGCTCCGCTACTATGACCAG GCAGAAGACGAATCCCACTCCTTCACCCTGACCAGCGAGACCAACACTGCCACCGTGACACAGCTGAGCCCTGGCCACATCTATGGTTTCCAGGTGCGGGCCCGGACTGCTGCCGGCCACGGCCCCTACGGGGGCAAAGTCTATTTCCAGACACTTCCTCAAG GGGAGCTgtcttcccagcttccagaaagACTCTCCTTGGTGATCGGCTCCATCCTGGGGGCTTTGGCCTTCCTCCTGCTGGCAGCCATCACCGTGCTGGCGGTCGTCTTCCAGCG GAAGCGGCGTGGGACTGGCTACACAGAGCAGCTGCAGCAATACAGCAGCCCAG GACTCGGGGTGAAGTATTACATCGACCCCTCCACCTACGAGGACCCCTGTCAGGCCATCCGAGAACTTGCCCGGGAAGTCGATCCTGCTTATATCAAGATTGAGGAGGTCATTGGGACAG GCTCTTTTGGAGAAGTGCGCCAGGGCCGCCTGCAGCCACGGGGACGGAGGGAGCAGACTGTGGCCATCCAGGCCCTGTGGGCCGGGGGCGCCGAAAGCCTGCAGATGACCTTCCTGGGCCGGGCCGCAGTGCTGGGTCAGTTCCAGCACCCCAACATCCTGCGGCTGGAGGGCGTGGTCACCAAGAGCCGACCCCTCATGGTGCTGACGGAGTTCATGGAGCTTGGCCCCCTGGACAGCTTCCTCAGG CAGCGGGAGGGCCAGTTCAGCAGCCTGCAGCTGGTGGCCATGCAGCGGGGAGTGGCTGCTGCCATGCAGTACCTGTCCAGCTTTGCCTTCGTCCATCGCTCGCTGTCTGCCCACAGCGTGCTGGTGAATAGCCACTTGGTGTGCAAGGTGGCCCGTCTTGGCCACAGTCCTCAG GGCCCAAGTTGTTTGCTTCGCTGGGCAGCCCCAGAGGTCATTGCACATGGAAAGCATACAACATCCAGTGATGTCTGGAGCTTTGGGATACTCATGTGGGAAGTGATGAGTTATGGAGAACGGCCTTACTGGGACATGAGTGAGCAGGAG GTACTAAATGCAATAGAGCAGGAGTTCCGGCTGCCCCCGCCTCCAGGCTGTCCTCCTGGATTACATCTACTTATGTTGGACACTTGGCAGAAGGACCGTGCCCGGCGGCCTCATTTTGACCAGCTGGTGGCTGCATTTGACAAGATGATCCGCAAGCCAGATACCCTGCAGGCTGGCGGGGACCCAGGGGAAAG GCCTTCCCAGGCCCTTCTGACCCCTGTGGCCCTGGACTTTCCTTGTCTGGACTCACCCCAGGCCTGGCTTTCAGCCATTGGACTGGAGTGCTACCAGGACAACTTCTCCAAGTTTGGCCTCTGTACCTTCAGTGATGTGGCTCAGCTCAGCCTAGA aGACCTGCCTGCCCTGGGCATCACCCTGGCTGGCCACCAGAAGAAGCTGCTGCACCACATCCAGCTCCTTCAGCAACACCTGAGGCAGCAGGGCTCAGTGGAGGTCTGA
- the EPHB6 gene encoding ephrin type-B receptor 6 isoform X3, with amino-acid sequence MATEGAAQLGNRVAGMVCSLWVLLLVSSVLALEEVLLDTTGETSEIGWLTYPPGGWDEVSVLDDQRRLTRTFEACHVAGAPPGTGQDNWLQTHFVERRGAQRAHIRLHFSVRACSSLGVSGGTCRETFTLYYRQAEEPDSPDSVSSWHLKRWTKVDTIAADESFPSSSSSSSSSSSSAAWAVGPHGAGQRAGLQLNVKERSFGPLTQRGFYVAFQDTGACLALVAVRLFSYTCPAVLRSFASFPETQASGAGGASLVAAVGTCVAHAEPEEDGVGGQAGGSPPRLHCNGEGKWMVAVGGCRCQPGYQPARGDKACQACPRGLYKASAGNAPCSPCPARSHAPNPAAPVCPCLEGFYRASSDPPEAPCTGPPSAPQELWFEVQGSALMLHWRLPRELGGRGDLLFNVVCKECEGRQEPASGGGGTCHRCRDEVHFDPRQRGLTESRVLVGGLRAHVPYILEVQAVNGVSELSPDPPQAAAINVSTSHEVPSAVPVVHQVSRASNSITVSWPQPDQTNGNILDYQLRYYDQVRARTAAGHGPYGGKVYFQTLPQGELSSQLPERLSLVIGSILGALAFLLLAAITVLAVVFQRKRRGTGYTEQLQQYSSPGLGVKYYIDPSTYEDPCQAIRELAREVDPAYIKIEEVIGTGSFGEVRQGRLQPRGRREQTVAIQALWAGGAESLQMTFLGRAAVLGQFQHPNILRLEGVVTKSRPLMVLTEFMELGPLDSFLRQREGQFSSLQLVAMQRGVAAAMQYLSSFAFVHRSLSAHSVLVNSHLVCKVARLGHSPQGPSCLLRWAAPEVIAHGKHTTSSDVWSFGILMWEVMSYGERPYWDMSEQEVLNAIEQEFRLPPPPGCPPGLHLLMLDTWQKDRARRPHFDQLVAAFDKMIRKPDTLQAGGDPGERPSQALLTPVALDFPCLDSPQAWLSAIGLECYQDNFSKFGLCTFSDVAQLSLEDLPALGITLAGHQKKLLHHIQLLQQHLRQQGSVEV; translated from the exons ATGGCTACTGAAGGGGCTGCCCAGTTAGGGAACAGAGTGGCGGGCATGGTGTGTAGCCTATGGGTGCTGCTCCTGGTGTCTTCAGTTCTGGCTCTGGAAG AGGTATTGCTGGACACCACCGGAGAGACATCTGAGATTGGCTGGCTCACCTACCCACCAGGGGGG TGGGACGAGGTGAGTGTTCTGGACGACCAGCGACGCCTGACTCGGACCTTTGAGGCATGTCATGTGGCAGGGGCCCCTCCAGGCACCGGGCAGGACAATTGGTTGCAGACACACTTTGTGGAGCGGCGCGGGGCCCAGAGGGCGCACATTCGACTCCACTTCTCTGTGCGGgcatgctccagcctgggtgtgagCGGCGGCACCTGCCGGGAGACCTTCACCCTTTACTACCGTCAGGCTGAGGAGCCCGACAGCCCTGACAGCGTTTCCTCCTGGCACCTCAAACGCTGGACCAAGGTGGACACAATTGCAGCAGACGAGagctttccctcctcctcctcctcctcctcctcctcttcttcctctgcagCGTGGGCTGTGGGACCCCACGGGGCTGGGCAGCGGGCTGGACTGCAACTGAACGTCAAAGAGCGGAGCTTTGGGCCTCTCACCCAACGCGGCTTCTACGTGGCCTTCCAGGACACGGGGGCCTGCCTGGCCCTGGTCGCTGTCAGGCTCTTCTCCTACACCTGCCCTGCCGTGCTCCGATCCTTTGCTTCCTTTCCAGAGACGCAGGCCAGTGGGGCTGGGGGGGCCTCCCTGGTGGCAGCTGTGGGCACCTGTGTGGCTCATGCAGAGCCAGAGGAGGATGGAGTAGGGGGCCAGGCAGGAGGCAGCCCCCCCAGGCTGCACTGCAACGGGGAGGGCAAGTGGATGGTAGCTGTCGGGGGCTGCCGCTGCCAGCCTGGATACCAACCAGCACGAGGAGACAAGGCCTGCCAAG cctgCCCACGGGGGCTCTATAAGGCTTCTGCTGGGAATGCTCCCTGCTCACCATGCCCTGCCCGCAGTCACGCTCCCAACCCAGCAGCCCCCGTTTGCCCCTGCCTGGAGGGCTTCTACCGGGCCAGTTCCGACCCACCAGAGGCCCCCTGCACTG GTCCTCCATCGGCTCCCCAGGAGCTTTGGTTTGAGGTGCAAGGCTCAGCACTCATGCTACACTGGCGCCTGCCTCGGGAGCTGGGGGGTCGAGGGGACCTGCTCTTCAATGTCGTGTGCAAGGAGTGTGAAGGCCGCCAGGAACCTGCCAGCGGTGGTGGGGGCACTTGTCACCGCTGCAGGGATGAGGTCCACTTCGACCCTCGCCAGAGAGGCCTGACTGAGAGCCGAGTGTTAGTGGGGGGACTCCGGGCACACGTACCCTACATCTTAGAGGTGCAGGCTGTTAATGGGGTGTCTGAGCTCAGCCCTGACCCTCCTCAGGCTGCAGCCATCAATGTCAGCACCAGCCATGAAG TGCCCTCTGCTGTCCCTGTGGTGCACCAGGTGAGCCGGGCATCCAACAGCATCACGGTGTCCTGGCCGCAGCCCGACCAGACCAATGGGAACATCCTGGACTATCAGCTCCGCTACTATGACCAG GTGCGGGCCCGGACTGCTGCCGGCCACGGCCCCTACGGGGGCAAAGTCTATTTCCAGACACTTCCTCAAG GGGAGCTgtcttcccagcttccagaaagACTCTCCTTGGTGATCGGCTCCATCCTGGGGGCTTTGGCCTTCCTCCTGCTGGCAGCCATCACCGTGCTGGCGGTCGTCTTCCAGCG GAAGCGGCGTGGGACTGGCTACACAGAGCAGCTGCAGCAATACAGCAGCCCAG GACTCGGGGTGAAGTATTACATCGACCCCTCCACCTACGAGGACCCCTGTCAGGCCATCCGAGAACTTGCCCGGGAAGTCGATCCTGCTTATATCAAGATTGAGGAGGTCATTGGGACAG GCTCTTTTGGAGAAGTGCGCCAGGGCCGCCTGCAGCCACGGGGACGGAGGGAGCAGACTGTGGCCATCCAGGCCCTGTGGGCCGGGGGCGCCGAAAGCCTGCAGATGACCTTCCTGGGCCGGGCCGCAGTGCTGGGTCAGTTCCAGCACCCCAACATCCTGCGGCTGGAGGGCGTGGTCACCAAGAGCCGACCCCTCATGGTGCTGACGGAGTTCATGGAGCTTGGCCCCCTGGACAGCTTCCTCAGG CAGCGGGAGGGCCAGTTCAGCAGCCTGCAGCTGGTGGCCATGCAGCGGGGAGTGGCTGCTGCCATGCAGTACCTGTCCAGCTTTGCCTTCGTCCATCGCTCGCTGTCTGCCCACAGCGTGCTGGTGAATAGCCACTTGGTGTGCAAGGTGGCCCGTCTTGGCCACAGTCCTCAG GGCCCAAGTTGTTTGCTTCGCTGGGCAGCCCCAGAGGTCATTGCACATGGAAAGCATACAACATCCAGTGATGTCTGGAGCTTTGGGATACTCATGTGGGAAGTGATGAGTTATGGAGAACGGCCTTACTGGGACATGAGTGAGCAGGAG GTACTAAATGCAATAGAGCAGGAGTTCCGGCTGCCCCCGCCTCCAGGCTGTCCTCCTGGATTACATCTACTTATGTTGGACACTTGGCAGAAGGACCGTGCCCGGCGGCCTCATTTTGACCAGCTGGTGGCTGCATTTGACAAGATGATCCGCAAGCCAGATACCCTGCAGGCTGGCGGGGACCCAGGGGAAAG GCCTTCCCAGGCCCTTCTGACCCCTGTGGCCCTGGACTTTCCTTGTCTGGACTCACCCCAGGCCTGGCTTTCAGCCATTGGACTGGAGTGCTACCAGGACAACTTCTCCAAGTTTGGCCTCTGTACCTTCAGTGATGTGGCTCAGCTCAGCCTAGA aGACCTGCCTGCCCTGGGCATCACCCTGGCTGGCCACCAGAAGAAGCTGCTGCACCACATCCAGCTCCTTCAGCAACACCTGAGGCAGCAGGGCTCAGTGGAGGTCTGA
- the EPHB6 gene encoding ephrin type-B receptor 6 isoform X2, translated as MATEGAAQLGNRVAGMVCSLWVLLLVSSVLALEEVLLDTTGETSEIGWLTYPPGGWDEVSVLDDQRRLTRTFEACHVAGAPPGTGQDNWLQTHFVERRGAQRAHIRLHFSVRACSSLGVSGGTCRETFTLYYRQAEEPDSPDSVSSWHLKRWTKVDTIAADESFPSSSSSSSSSSSSAAWAVGPHGAGQRAGLQLNVKERSFGPLTQRGFYVAFQDTGACLALVAVRLFSYTCPAVLRSFASFPETQASGAGGASLVAAVGTCVAHAEPEEDGVGGQAGGSPPRLHCNGEGKWMVAVGGCRCQPGYQPARGDKACQACPRGLYKASAGNAPCSPCPARSHAPNPAAPVCPCLEGFYRASSDPPEAPCTGPPSAPQELWFEVQGSALMLHWRLPRELGGRGDLLFNVVCKECEGRQEPASGGGGTCHRCRDEVHFDPRQRGLTESRVLVGGLRAHVPYILEVQAVNGVSELSPDPPQAAAINVSTSHEVPSAVPVVHQVSRASNSITVSWPQPDQTNGNILDYQLRYYDQAEDESHSFTLTSETNTATVTQLSPGHIYGFQVRARTAAGHGPYGGKVYFQTLPQGELSSQLPERLSLVIGSILGALAFLLLAAITVLAVVFQRKRRGTGYTEQLQQYSSPGLGVKYYIDPSTYEDPCQAIRELAREVDPAYIKIEEVIGTGSFGEVRQGRLQPRGRREQTVAIQALWAGGAESLQMTFLGRAAVLGQFQHPNILRLEGVVTKSRPLMVLTEFMELGPLDSFLRREGQFSSLQLVAMQRGVAAAMQYLSSFAFVHRSLSAHSVLVNSHLVCKVARLGHSPQGPSCLLRWAAPEVIAHGKHTTSSDVWSFGILMWEVMSYGERPYWDMSEQEVLNAIEQEFRLPPPPGCPPGLHLLMLDTWQKDRARRPHFDQLVAAFDKMIRKPDTLQAGGDPGERPSQALLTPVALDFPCLDSPQAWLSAIGLECYQDNFSKFGLCTFSDVAQLSLEDLPALGITLAGHQKKLLHHIQLLQQHLRQQGSVEV; from the exons ATGGCTACTGAAGGGGCTGCCCAGTTAGGGAACAGAGTGGCGGGCATGGTGTGTAGCCTATGGGTGCTGCTCCTGGTGTCTTCAGTTCTGGCTCTGGAAG AGGTATTGCTGGACACCACCGGAGAGACATCTGAGATTGGCTGGCTCACCTACCCACCAGGGGGG TGGGACGAGGTGAGTGTTCTGGACGACCAGCGACGCCTGACTCGGACCTTTGAGGCATGTCATGTGGCAGGGGCCCCTCCAGGCACCGGGCAGGACAATTGGTTGCAGACACACTTTGTGGAGCGGCGCGGGGCCCAGAGGGCGCACATTCGACTCCACTTCTCTGTGCGGgcatgctccagcctgggtgtgagCGGCGGCACCTGCCGGGAGACCTTCACCCTTTACTACCGTCAGGCTGAGGAGCCCGACAGCCCTGACAGCGTTTCCTCCTGGCACCTCAAACGCTGGACCAAGGTGGACACAATTGCAGCAGACGAGagctttccctcctcctcctcctcctcctcctcctcttcttcctctgcagCGTGGGCTGTGGGACCCCACGGGGCTGGGCAGCGGGCTGGACTGCAACTGAACGTCAAAGAGCGGAGCTTTGGGCCTCTCACCCAACGCGGCTTCTACGTGGCCTTCCAGGACACGGGGGCCTGCCTGGCCCTGGTCGCTGTCAGGCTCTTCTCCTACACCTGCCCTGCCGTGCTCCGATCCTTTGCTTCCTTTCCAGAGACGCAGGCCAGTGGGGCTGGGGGGGCCTCCCTGGTGGCAGCTGTGGGCACCTGTGTGGCTCATGCAGAGCCAGAGGAGGATGGAGTAGGGGGCCAGGCAGGAGGCAGCCCCCCCAGGCTGCACTGCAACGGGGAGGGCAAGTGGATGGTAGCTGTCGGGGGCTGCCGCTGCCAGCCTGGATACCAACCAGCACGAGGAGACAAGGCCTGCCAAG cctgCCCACGGGGGCTCTATAAGGCTTCTGCTGGGAATGCTCCCTGCTCACCATGCCCTGCCCGCAGTCACGCTCCCAACCCAGCAGCCCCCGTTTGCCCCTGCCTGGAGGGCTTCTACCGGGCCAGTTCCGACCCACCAGAGGCCCCCTGCACTG GTCCTCCATCGGCTCCCCAGGAGCTTTGGTTTGAGGTGCAAGGCTCAGCACTCATGCTACACTGGCGCCTGCCTCGGGAGCTGGGGGGTCGAGGGGACCTGCTCTTCAATGTCGTGTGCAAGGAGTGTGAAGGCCGCCAGGAACCTGCCAGCGGTGGTGGGGGCACTTGTCACCGCTGCAGGGATGAGGTCCACTTCGACCCTCGCCAGAGAGGCCTGACTGAGAGCCGAGTGTTAGTGGGGGGACTCCGGGCACACGTACCCTACATCTTAGAGGTGCAGGCTGTTAATGGGGTGTCTGAGCTCAGCCCTGACCCTCCTCAGGCTGCAGCCATCAATGTCAGCACCAGCCATGAAG TGCCCTCTGCTGTCCCTGTGGTGCACCAGGTGAGCCGGGCATCCAACAGCATCACGGTGTCCTGGCCGCAGCCCGACCAGACCAATGGGAACATCCTGGACTATCAGCTCCGCTACTATGACCAG GCAGAAGACGAATCCCACTCCTTCACCCTGACCAGCGAGACCAACACTGCCACCGTGACACAGCTGAGCCCTGGCCACATCTATGGTTTCCAGGTGCGGGCCCGGACTGCTGCCGGCCACGGCCCCTACGGGGGCAAAGTCTATTTCCAGACACTTCCTCAAG GGGAGCTgtcttcccagcttccagaaagACTCTCCTTGGTGATCGGCTCCATCCTGGGGGCTTTGGCCTTCCTCCTGCTGGCAGCCATCACCGTGCTGGCGGTCGTCTTCCAGCG GAAGCGGCGTGGGACTGGCTACACAGAGCAGCTGCAGCAATACAGCAGCCCAG GACTCGGGGTGAAGTATTACATCGACCCCTCCACCTACGAGGACCCCTGTCAGGCCATCCGAGAACTTGCCCGGGAAGTCGATCCTGCTTATATCAAGATTGAGGAGGTCATTGGGACAG GCTCTTTTGGAGAAGTGCGCCAGGGCCGCCTGCAGCCACGGGGACGGAGGGAGCAGACTGTGGCCATCCAGGCCCTGTGGGCCGGGGGCGCCGAAAGCCTGCAGATGACCTTCCTGGGCCGGGCCGCAGTGCTGGGTCAGTTCCAGCACCCCAACATCCTGCGGCTGGAGGGCGTGGTCACCAAGAGCCGACCCCTCATGGTGCTGACGGAGTTCATGGAGCTTGGCCCCCTGGACAGCTTCCTCAGG CGGGAGGGCCAGTTCAGCAGCCTGCAGCTGGTGGCCATGCAGCGGGGAGTGGCTGCTGCCATGCAGTACCTGTCCAGCTTTGCCTTCGTCCATCGCTCGCTGTCTGCCCACAGCGTGCTGGTGAATAGCCACTTGGTGTGCAAGGTGGCCCGTCTTGGCCACAGTCCTCAG GGCCCAAGTTGTTTGCTTCGCTGGGCAGCCCCAGAGGTCATTGCACATGGAAAGCATACAACATCCAGTGATGTCTGGAGCTTTGGGATACTCATGTGGGAAGTGATGAGTTATGGAGAACGGCCTTACTGGGACATGAGTGAGCAGGAG GTACTAAATGCAATAGAGCAGGAGTTCCGGCTGCCCCCGCCTCCAGGCTGTCCTCCTGGATTACATCTACTTATGTTGGACACTTGGCAGAAGGACCGTGCCCGGCGGCCTCATTTTGACCAGCTGGTGGCTGCATTTGACAAGATGATCCGCAAGCCAGATACCCTGCAGGCTGGCGGGGACCCAGGGGAAAG GCCTTCCCAGGCCCTTCTGACCCCTGTGGCCCTGGACTTTCCTTGTCTGGACTCACCCCAGGCCTGGCTTTCAGCCATTGGACTGGAGTGCTACCAGGACAACTTCTCCAAGTTTGGCCTCTGTACCTTCAGTGATGTGGCTCAGCTCAGCCTAGA aGACCTGCCTGCCCTGGGCATCACCCTGGCTGGCCACCAGAAGAAGCTGCTGCACCACATCCAGCTCCTTCAGCAACACCTGAGGCAGCAGGGCTCAGTGGAGGTCTGA